A segment of the Leptolyngbya sp. NIES-3755 genome:
TCTCTCCGAATGCGCCCGACAGACCGAGAGAGAAGAAGGGAAGCGGGGACGCGAGAAGAACCGCGATCGCAACAATCACAACTCTCAGCGGCAAAACTCTCTGAAGCTCCGAGTAGAGCCAACTCAGCCCAATCTTGATCGCCGCACTGACAATGTAGATCAGCGGTAAATTCGCTGCACCGAATTGGGAGAGGAACATCTCAACTGAACAGGCTTCGAGCCAGATCAACCCCGTCGAAGTGAATGTGTAGAAGGCAAACATCCAAAACGTGCGATTGCCTTCACCAGATCGGAGATTGATCCAGCGGAGAAAGGGGTTTTCGCCGGATTTGTCGGGAGCTTGATTTGTCGAAACCATGAGGAGGGCTGTTCTCTTGTTGAATCGATGCACACGATTCCAAAACTTGCTGTGATCGATCGAGAATCGTACCAGCAGTCTCTAGTGGAATCCTCCCTAAGATGCCCAAGAGATTACACGTCCAACACAAGCAAAAAGGACAGCGAGACTTGATCCCACTGTCCTTCAAGTTAGTAAATGCAGATTTGGCTTATTTCTTCGGAGCCAAGAGCATCATCATATTGCGCCCTTCTTTTTTCGGGGCTTGTTGCACTTCGGCAATTTCTTGGAGGTCGCCTGCCATCCGTTTCAGCAAGGTTTCCGCAAGATCACTGTGCTGGATCTCTCGTCCTCGGAACATGATCGTCGCTTTGACTTTATCTCCAGCTTTAAGGAAGCGTTCCGCCTGATTGATTCGCACGTTGTAATCGTGTTCCTCAATTTTGTAGCGCATCTTGACTTCCTTCACGTCTACGGTATGCTGCTTCTTCTTCGCTTCTTTGGCTTTCTTTTCCTGCTCGAATTTGTGCTTACCGTAGTCGATAATTTTCACAACAGGGGGATCAGCCTTGTCGCTGACGAGAACGAGGTCGAGTTCCTTTTCGTCTGCCATCGTTTGGGCTTCTCGCGAGGGCATAATCCCTAGCTGGGCACCGTCAGCATCGATGACACGAACTTTCGGAAACCGAATCCGTTCGTTGATCACGGGCATATCTCGATTGGGTCTTTTTTCTATCACAAGCACCTGTGTTGTAAGTGGATAAGGGCGACAAAGGAGACTAAAATCTTTGTCGAATCGTTTGTATTCGCCATTCTACTCAGTTTGGCGAAATTTCTCTCTACTTTGTTACGTAAATTCTAAAGCAGGGATCGGGATTTGGGGATTCGGATAACCCATTAAAATAAATAGACAGAGTGATATCGGTGGAATTGTGGTAGACGCTTTACCTTGGCGGCAGAGAATTGGCAGTCAGCGCGATTGGATGTGGCGCGGGTGGCAGACGCGATATACGTATCTGCGATCGCAGAAATCCGAGAGTGATCCCCCCCTGATGCTGATTCACGGGTTCGGAGCTTCGATCGGTCATTGGCGACATAATGTCTCGGTCTTGAGCCAGCATCATACGGTTTATGCCCTAGATTTATTGGGATTTGGCGCGTCGGAGAAAGCGATCGCACCGTATAACGTGGTGCTGTGGATCGAGCAGGTTCACGATTTTTGGCTGACTTTTGTTCGGGAGCCTGTCGTGTTGATCGGGAATTCGATCGGCTCAATGGTCTGTTTGGCGGCAGCGAAGGCGTATCCCGAAATGGTGAAAGGGGTCGTGATGCTGAATTTGCCGGATTCCTCGGTGTTGGATACGCCGGAATGGGCGGGAACAGCGGTGAAAGTGTTTCGCCCGATCGCAGCAGTGGGAAAAGGGATTTTTACATTTCCATTAATCTTCAATCCGTTCTTTCGAGTGCTGAGAAGTTCGAGATTGATTCGATTGTGGGCGCGGCAGGCTTATACGAATTCAGACAGTATTAGCGATGAATTGGTCGAAATTTTGTCGCTTCCAGCCCGCGATCGAGGAGCGGCGAAGGCACTGCGATCAATGGTGACAACTCCGAAAATTACGGAATATAGAGCGCGATCGATTTTGCCTGCGATGAAGATTCCCATGCTGTTGTTTTGGGGCAAGCAAGATAAGTTCGTGCCACCGAGTTTGGCTGAATCTTGTGTCAAACTGAATCCGAAATTGGAATTGGTGGAAGTTGAGAATGCGGGGCATTGTCCGCACGATGAACAGCCTGAGATCGTGAATCGTAAAATTCTAAGTTGGATTGAGGAGTATGTGAGATGACCGATACGTTTCGGATTTCGCCTTTGATTCGGATTACGTTACTAAGTCTGTACATTGCATTAACGACTCCGCTTCCCTTTTTGGCAGAGGCGACTGATGCCCCGGTTCCGAGCCGTTGGCTTTGGGTTGGAATTGCGATCGGCTTTGTAATTCTATTTGGGGCATTGAGTGAGCGCGTGATTGTGGATGATCAGGGCATTCAAGTGACTTATCCAGCTTGGGTTCCGTTTCGTAAAGGTTGGCAGCTTCCTTGGTCTGAAGTGAAAGCGTTGAAACCTCGATCGACCGGACAGGGTGGATTGGTTTACTATTTCCTGAGCGAATCGGGAGAAGGCTATCTGTTACCGATGCGGGTGGTGGGATTTGCGCGACTCGTCGATCGAGTTCAGAAACAAACAGGGATTGATACGACTGATGTGAAACCATTGTCGCAGCCTTGGATGTATTTGATTTTGTTAGGGTTCACAGTTTTGTTGCTGTTGATTGATGCTTGGACGGTTTCAACAGCGATCGAGCTTGGAAAGATCTGATGTACAAATTTGCAGCCGCTTGTGAAGGAGAATCGATCGTCTTTGGGTCAGCCCGTCCCGAATACGAAAATGTTTCTGATTGGATTGAGTTTATGAAAGCTCAAGGGATTCAGCGGGTTTGCTGCTTATTGCCAGAATCGCAACTGAACCGATACAACGATTTAATCGGTGCTTATGAGCGAGAATTTAATGCGGTATGTTGGAGTCCGATCGAGGATTTTCGATTGAGCGATCGAACCAATCTCACCGAAAAGATCTTGCCATTTCTCGCAGAAGCCGATCAGAAAAATGAAAAGGTTGTTGTGCATTGTTCGGGTGGAATTGGACGAACGGGACACGTTTTAGCAGCATGGCTGGTTTATGGGCGGGGAATGTTGCCGAAAGATGCGATCGCATCGGTGAAAAAGACGGGTAAAAATCCACACGAAGCTGCGATCGCAGCACTCTTTTTCGGGCGAAATCCATTCAAAGTGCTGCGAGATCTCAATGCTCTACTTGATTCAGTGCGGTGATGCTACTGCCAATGTAAGATGGCACGAATTTGAGCCGCCAACAATTTGGCTTTGAACGGTTTTACGATCCAGCCTTTAATGCCTTGTTTCAAAAGTTGCTCAGATGGACTCGCTTTTGCAGTTAATAAGATGGTGGGAATGTTGCAAGTCTGTTCATTCACCTGCAACTGTTCAAAGGTCATTGCACCATCCATATTTGGCATCATCATATCGAGCAAAATCGCGTCGGGCTGATGAAGGTAAGCGATCGTTAATCCTTCTTCTCCAGATGCTGCGGTCAGAACATTCCAGTCTGTTAGCGCAATTAAACTAAATCGGATAATATCGCGGATACCCGCATCATCATCAATCACTAAAATCTGTTTCATCGTTTTGTAAAAAATGAATTGGTATTTGGAAAACAAAACAGCTACCGATCCCGATCGTACTTTCTGCCCAAATTTTCCCTCTGTGCTGCTCGATAATACTGCGACAAATCGCCAGTCCTAACCCCGTTCCACCTTTTTGTCGAGCATCAGAGGCATCGACTTGATGAAATCGATCGAAGATTTTTTCCAGTTGATCCGGTGCAATTCCTCGACCTCGATCGCAGACTCGCACAATGACCGATTGATCTTCGACTTGAGCCGTTAAACTCACTCGTTCACCCATGGGTGAGAATTTGATTGCATTGCTCAGTAGATTGGTAAGAACTTGAAGTAAGCGATCGCGATCAGCATGAAGTTCGATCGACAAAGGGAACACCGATAGTAGAACCTCCGCTTGATTTGCCATCACTTGAATTTGTGCGATCGCATCATTCATCAAGCTTGCTAAATCACAAGGCTGAATTGAAAGACTAATCTTGCCTGATGCCAGACGTTCGAGATCGAGGATGTCATTAACTAATCGAACTAAGCGATCGGCTCCTTCAGCGGCAATCTCGATCGTTCTTTGTCCCGATTCAGAGGCAGGGTCGATCAAACCTTCTGAAAGCAAATCTAGTGCTCCATGAATCGAAGTTAAGGGCGTTCTGAGTTCGTGACTGACGACCGATACGAATTCATCTTTTAGCCTTGCAATCTCAGCTCGTTCCGTAATGTCAGTACAGATTCCACACACCATTTGCGGCGTACCTTGCTCATCAAAAATCGGGAATCGAACTGAGAGCGCAGTATGAATCGCACCATCAGCATAAAGAACTTTCTCCTCGGATTCGATCGCGTGTCCTGCTTCGAGTACCGCTTGATTTCGACCATTAAAAATCGTGGCTAATTCGGCAGGAAACACCTCATCGATCGTTTTACCAATAAAGTCTTCTTGCGATCGATTAAAAACGCGATCGTGCTGCTGATTCACCAGTAAGATCTTGCCCTCTGTATCCACAAGATAAATGACTGCTGGATTGTTCTGAATTACAGCTTCTAACAATGCCTGACTTTCTCGCAGTGCTTTTGTGCGTTCTGCTACACGAGCCTCTAACAGCGCATACGATCGTTGAAGGTCAAGCTCGATTTGTTTGCGCTCCGTCATGTCCTGGAAAAAGATCACTAAGCCATCGGCAGACGGATAAATTCGGTTCTCAAACCATCGATCCCACGGTGGGTAATATTCTTCGAGTTGGACGACTATCTGTTCTAGCATTGACCTCTGGTAAGCATGATAGAACTTCTGCCCCACGCCTTCCGGGAACTCTTCCCAAATCTGTTTTCCGATCAGATCTTCAGGACGACGACCCAGTATTTCTCCTGCTTTGGAATTAACGTAGGTATAGTGCCAATTCGCGTCGAGGGCAACAAATCCATCGGTGACACTCTCTAGAATACTGGTGACTTGCTGACGAGCGGTTTGCGCTTCAAGATAAGCAAATTGTTCTCGCTGGAGTGCAAATCGAAGCTGAGTTTCTGTCGCTTTTAGCTCAGTGATATCCGTGATCGTTCCCACATAGCCCACAATTTCTCCGAGTGGATTTCTTTCGGCTACTGCTTGCCCATACACCCAAGTGATTTTGCCATCTGGACTCTGAAATCGATAGTTCTGTTGAAAAGGGCGATTCTCTTGCGCCGATCGATACCATTCTTCAAAGATTCGTTGTCGATCGCTTGCATACAAAGCACTCACCCAACCTTCACCGATCGCATCTGAGATCGAGACTCCAGCGATTTCACTCCAGCGATCGTTGACATAGAGACAATTCCCGATCGCATCAGTGTGGAAAATGCCAACCGGAGAAGCTTCGGTTAACGTTTGATAGCGCTGCTGACTTCTTTGCAGCACGATTTCCATTTGTTTGCGCTCATCAATATCCATGATTGTTCCAGTCATGCGGACAGCCTGCCCAGCTTCGTTGTAGAACGCTTTTCCTTTGCCTGCGATCCAATGAAGGCTGCCGTTTTGCCAAATGACACGATATTCGCAGTGATACGTCGTGCGATCGCGAATTGCTTTTTCGACTGCTTGATTTAGAGTAGAGCGATCGTCGGGATGTAAGCGATCGTCAAAAGTTTCGTAACGTCCATCAAAGGTATTCGGAGCCAGTCCAAAAAGCTGTTCGTGTCCGCTCGACCAAGTAATTTGTCCGGTGATCATGTCCCAGTCCCAGATGCCCATATTCGAGGCTTCCAGCGCTAGTAAAAGACGAGCTTCACTAATTTCACGATCGCGAATTTGTTCTCGAAGTGATGTGTTCGCTTGATCGAGTTGGTGGGTTCGTCGATCGACTTTAGAATAGAGCCGATCGCAGGTTTGGCGGAGAGTTTCAGTCATGCGATCGCCGCTCTGTTTCTTGTGTCCTTGAAAGATGACGAGCAATACGATCGTGAGAATCTCTAAAACAACTTGTAAAAAGCTATTTGGAACAACATCAACATCAAATGGAAAAAAGAATACATAGAGTAAATATGAAATTCCAATTGCAGCACTGATGAGTCCCGCTTTAATTCCATTCAAGCTAGAACTTAGAGCAATGACGACAACAATGAATAGAAAAGGAATTGCTGTGAAACTTCCGAAACAGCGCAATCCTTCAATCAATAGAATCAATCCAGCGATCGCAATTCCACCAATCCAGGGAGAAAGCGATCGATTACAGGATAGAGTCAACATGGGCGAACCTAGAATAAAGAACCTAGCGACCCGCTTGAGCGACACACTGCCGTAAAAGCTGAACTCGCTCTAACCGATTCAATACCCGCGCCACCAGTTCTGATTCCACGATCGGCTTACGGACATAATCATCTGCTCCAGCACTAAACACTTGAGCGATCGTTTGATCATCCGAATGCGCCGATAAAAATAGAATCGGGAGCGCGTCCCACCGTCGATCGTTGCGGATGACTTGACAAAGTTCGATGCCATTAACATTCGGCATTTCGATATTGAGGATCAGTAAGTCAGGATTGACCTGTTCTAACAAATGCCAAACTTGTTCGGATTGATCAACTAGAGTGAGATTAAAACCCCAAGGCTGTAGGATCGTGCGGAGGAAGTCCAGCACCTGAGGATCATCATCGACAATCATCAACGTGGCTTGTATTTGGTTTAATTGTTGCAAAACATGGCACACATTCACCATCACCTGACTGGATGAAATCGGCTTTTGTAAAAAACTCCGTCCCCCCAATCGTGCCACTCGAATCCGATCGCTAAAAGCATCACTCGCGGTAAAAACAATCACCGGAATTTCAGGCTGATGCTCAGAAAGTTCCGTCAATAAGCTAAATCCATCCTCGTCTGGGAAGCTCAGATCCAGCAGAATTACATCGGGCGATCGCGTTCTCAAAATCTCTCGCGCTTCTGCCACACTCGTCGCGCCTTCAGCCTGAATGGTCCAAGGAGCACAACCAAATCTTTCGCCTGCTGTCGTTAACTGCTCAATGAGTGCAGCATCATCATCGACAATCAGCAACCGAGCCACTAGGTTTTCACCAGTGTGAACTTCTGGTTGAGGTAAAGGCTCGATCGTTGCTTCTAACAAAGTCGTTTTTAGCGCAGTCACTTCTTGGCGCAACATTGGAATTTTTGTACGATCGCCCTCTGTACAAATTGCTTTCAACTGCTGCTCAATTTGGCTCGATAAAGCTGATCCCGTGTCAATTCCAAAACTCCCAAGCGATCCAATCAGCGTATGAACTTCTCGAAAGGCTTGCTGTTCGAGGTCAGGACTGAGTGTTTTTGACTCGATCGCAGTCACCGCTTGTTCGAGAATAGCAACACGATCGAGATATTTTTGAGCATATTGTTGCCAGGTTTGAGAAAATTCAGGCTCGATCGACGTTTTTGGCGTTTCCAAAACTTGACTCTTCAAACGATAGCCAAATCCGTAAACGGTCTCAATTAATTCATCAATTCCTACTTTTCTAAGTTTTTGCCGCACACTCTTAATCTGTGCTCGGACTGCATTTTCTGTCGGAATTTCATCGATCGACCAAAGATGCTCTATCAGGGCTTGATGACTAAAGATCCGCTGCTGATTTCGGACAAAAAGCTCCAGCAAACCGTATTCTTTGCGACTCAGAGACAGCGGAAGTTCATCGTAAGTAAACTCACACGCATTCGGATCAAGCACTAACTTGCCCCAGGTCAAAATCGGCATCGGTAATCGACCCCGACGGAGCAGGACTTTGATTCGGACTAGCAACTCTTCGATCTCGATCGGCTTGACTAAATAATCATCCGCACCCGCATTCAATCCCTGGAGCTTGCTCGTTCCATCCGCTGTGAGAATCAGAACCGGGATCGCATTTTTTGAACTCTTACGAAGTCGCTGACAGAATTGAACTCCATCCAATTTCGGCAACCGCAAATCGAGCAAAATCAAATCATACTCGGAAGCCTGTACAAAGTCCCAAGCCACTTCGCCGTCTTCAGCGAGGTCAACACAGTAGTTCTGTGCTGTGAGGAGTTCTCGCAAATTTTCAGCAAAGATCTCGTTATCTTCTACAATCAGAATCTTCACTTTGAGATCCTACGGTTGAGGGCTTCAAAATAGTTTATCAGCGAGAATAAACCTAAAATACGATCGGCTTCACAAGATTTAATTAGATGCTAATTCGACTGAACCAAGTCAGCTTTACGACAGGTAGAATCACCAAAAAAGGGACACCCATTACAGGCTATGAAGTTCTGCGGAATCTTTCGTTTGAGGTGAAAAAAGGCGATCGAATTGCGATCGTAGGTGCTTCCGGTTCTGGAAAAACAACTTTGCTCAAACTCTTAAATCGATTGCTCGAACCCAGTGCAGGAACAATTCAGTTTGGAGGCAAACCCTATTCAGAGATTCCGGTTCTAGAACTGAGACAGCAAATTCTCTTTGTCGCTCAAGAGCCAAAACTGTTCGGAATGACGGTTAGAGAAGCTTTGAGCTATCCGCTGAAACTAAGAAAGTGGAAAGATAGTGAACAGCGAATGAATGACATTATAGAACGAATGAACATTCCGCGAGAATGGCTCGATCGATCTGAGCTAGAGCTTTCCACTGGAGAGCGACAATGGATTGCGATCGCACGTTCGTTAATCTGTCAGCCTGCGGTGTTGTTGCTTGATGAACCGATCGCGAATTTAGATGCGAATCGAAGCGAAATATTACTGCGAATTCTGGCTCAGATTGATTCGACTGTTTTAGTTGCTACACATCAGTTTGAATGGGTAGAACAGTTTGCAGAACGAGTTTTACAGTTACAGCAAGGGCAACTGATTCAGAATGAAATGTGCGTAGATTGGAACATTTTGAAGCAATCGATCATACAAATCGAACAAGAAGAAGCTGAGGAATGGGATTAATACATACAAAGAATAAAACGTAGTAGAACTATCTGAATACGAAAGAAGTTTATGGGAATGCTGGATGGGAATCTATTGATCATCAATCTATTAATCATCAAAGACTGTGCTGCGCTCGTCCCATTTACTTGATATGAAACACCCTTCCACAACACCACTTCAGCAAAAACTGTTGCTCACTTTTTTGCCGATTGTTCTACTACCTTTAGCGATCGCTGGTGTTTGGAGCGGAACTGTCGCACACCAGCGCATGATGCAACAGGCAGAATTGCGGCTGGAAAATCAGTCTAAGTTAAAAATCAGTCTAAGTTAACTGCGGCACTCACGCATAAAGAGATTGAACGAAAAACATCTTTACTTAGAGCGATCGCGATTGAGCCAACTATTCTGGCAGCCGTGGAAAAAGGGAACAAGCAATCGGCAAACTTATCTAATTTAACGATCGCAGAATTAGAAACAAAATTTGCTCAAGCGAAACGGTTAGAAATCAATGAACCGCTAGAAGAATACTTGCAAAACCTAACTGCGATCGGCAACTTTGCAGAGCTATTTTTCACGAATCAACAAGGCTTGAATCTTGCAGTAACTCAAGAAACCAGCGACTTTGTGCAGCGCGATGAACAATGGTGGCAAAAAGGAAAACAACATCAACACTGGATTGGTGTTCCACAATTTGACGATTCGACTCAGAAAACTACGATCGACATGGTTCAAGCGATCGTTGATCCGAACACAAGAGAATTTTTGGGTGTGATGAAAGCAGGATACGATGTAGATGCGCTAGAACACCTCAAAGGCGAACTATCCAATTTAGAATTGCTTGATACTGAACGAGTGCAAATTCTCGCTTTAGGTAAGAACTTGATCCCAATCAAAACGATTACGCCTTCGGGGATGAGGCACGATCGCGAAGTTCTAGGCAAAGAACCAGGACTCAAGCAAGCAGCAAACCGACTCAAAGCAAAAAAACAACCTTCAAGCGAAGAAGAATTTGATATTGCAACGGAACTACTGATCATTGACGATCGCTGGTATGCCGTGACGATGATTCCAGATACCAGTTGGGTCGCGATTTCGTCGATCGAGATCAATCAAGCTCGTGCAGGCAGCTATCAACTCATGTCGATCTTTGCATTGGTGTTTTTAGGATTGGGTACAGTTGCGGCGATCGTCATTGTGCGGGTGTCTCAACGCTTTTCAAAACCCCTCAACGAACTC
Coding sequences within it:
- a CDS encoding dual specificity protein phosphatase (similar to AA sequence:cyanobase_aa:Ava_1539), with product MYKFAAACEGESIVFGSARPEYENVSDWIEFMKAQGIQRVCCLLPESQLNRYNDLIGAYEREFNAVCWSPIEDFRLSDRTNLTEKILPFLAEADQKNEKVVVHCSGGIGRTGHVLAAWLVYGRGMLPKDAIASVKKTGKNPHEAAIAALFFGRNPFKVLRDLNALLDSVR
- a CDS encoding response regulator receiver protein (similar to AA sequence:cyanobase_aa:PCC7424_3993), producing the protein MKQILVIDDDAGIRDIIRFSLIALTDWNVLTAASGEEGLTIAYLHQPDAILLDMMMPNMDGAMTFEQLQVNEQTCNIPTILLTAKASPSEQLLKQGIKGWIVKPFKAKLLAAQIRAILHWQ
- a CDS encoding hypothetical protein (hypothetical protein Aazo_2791;~similar to AA sequence:cyanobase_aa:LBDG_25790), which gives rise to MTDTFRISPLIRITLLSLYIALTTPLPFLAEATDAPVPSRWLWVGIAIGFVILFGALSERVIVDDQGIQVTYPAWVPFRKGWQLPWSEVKALKPRSTGQGGLVYYFLSESGEGYLLPMRVVGFARLVDRVQKQTGIDTTDVKPLSQPWMYLILLGFTVLLLLIDAWTVSTAIELGKI
- a CDS encoding ABC transporter related (similar to AA sequence:cyanobase_aa:LBDG_25800), translating into MLIRLNQVSFTTGRITKKGTPITGYEVLRNLSFEVKKGDRIAIVGASGSGKTTLLKLLNRLLEPSAGTIQFGGKPYSEIPVLELRQQILFVAQEPKLFGMTVREALSYPLKLRKWKDSEQRMNDIIERMNIPREWLDRSELELSTGERQWIAIARSLICQPAVLLLDEPIANLDANRSEILLRILAQIDSTVLVATHQFEWVEQFAERVLQLQQGQLIQNEMCVDWNILKQSIIQIEQEEAEEWD
- a CDS encoding multi-component transcriptional regulator, winged helix family (similar to AA sequence:cyanobase_aa:PCC7424_2752), with translation MKILIVEDNEIFAENLRELLTAQNYCVDLAEDGEVAWDFVQASEYDLILLDLRLPKLDGVQFCQRLRKSSKNAIPVLILTADGTSKLQGLNAGADDYLVKPIEIEELLVRIKVLLRRGRLPMPILTWGKLVLDPNACEFTYDELPLSLSRKEYGLLELFVRNQQRIFSHQALIEHLWSIDEIPTENAVRAQIKSVRQKLRKVGIDELIETVYGFGYRLKSQVLETPKTSIEPEFSQTWQQYAQKYLDRVAILEQAVTAIESKTLSPDLEQQAFREVHTLIGSLGSFGIDTGSALSSQIEQQLKAICTEGDRTKIPMLRQEVTALKTTLLEATIEPLPQPEVHTGENLVARLLIVDDDAALIEQLTTAGERFGCAPWTIQAEGATSVAEAREILRTRSPDVILLDLSFPDEDGFSLLTELSEHQPEIPVIVFTASDAFSDRIRVARLGGRSFLQKPISSSQVMVNVCHVLQQLNQIQATLMIVDDDPQVLDFLRTILQPWGFNLTLVDQSEQVWHLLEQVNPDLLILNIEMPNVNGIELCQVIRNDRRWDALPILFLSAHSDDQTIAQVFSAGADDYVRKPIVESELVARVLNRLERVQLLRQCVAQAGR
- a CDS encoding alpha/beta hydrolase fold protein (similar to AA sequence:cyanobase_aa:LBDG_25780), translating into MVDALPWRQRIGSQRDWMWRGWQTRYTYLRSQKSESDPPLMLIHGFGASIGHWRHNVSVLSQHHTVYALDLLGFGASEKAIAPYNVVLWIEQVHDFWLTFVREPVVLIGNSIGSMVCLAAAKAYPEMVKGVVMLNLPDSSVLDTPEWAGTAVKVFRPIAAVGKGIFTFPLIFNPFFRVLRSSRLIRLWARQAYTNSDSISDELVEILSLPARDRGAAKALRSMVTTPKITEYRARSILPAMKIPMLLFWGKQDKFVPPSLAESCVKLNPKLELVEVENAGHCPHDEQPEIVNRKILSWIEEYVR
- a CDS encoding multi-sensor signal transduction histidine kinase (similar to AA sequence:cyanobase_aa:PCC7424_4549), which produces MLTLSCNRSLSPWIGGIAIAGLILLIEGLRCFGSFTAIPFLFIVVVIALSSSLNGIKAGLISAAIGISYLLYVFFFPFDVDVVPNSFLQVVLEILTIVLLVIFQGHKKQSGDRMTETLRQTCDRLYSKVDRRTHQLDQANTSLREQIRDREISEARLLLALEASNMGIWDWDMITGQITWSSGHEQLFGLAPNTFDGRYETFDDRLHPDDRSTLNQAVEKAIRDRTTYHCEYRVIWQNGSLHWIAGKGKAFYNEAGQAVRMTGTIMDIDERKQMEIVLQRSQQRYQTLTEASPVGIFHTDAIGNCLYVNDRWSEIAGVSISDAIGEGWVSALYASDRQRIFEEWYRSAQENRPFQQNYRFQSPDGKITWVYGQAVAERNPLGEIVGYVGTITDITELKATETQLRFALQREQFAYLEAQTARQQVTSILESVTDGFVALDANWHYTYVNSKAGEILGRRPEDLIGKQIWEEFPEGVGQKFYHAYQRSMLEQIVVQLEEYYPPWDRWFENRIYPSADGLVIFFQDMTERKQIELDLQRSYALLEARVAERTKALRESQALLEAVIQNNPAVIYLVDTEGKILLVNQQHDRVFNRSQEDFIGKTIDEVFPAELATIFNGRNQAVLEAGHAIESEEKVLYADGAIHTALSVRFPIFDEQGTPQMVCGICTDITERAEIARLKDEFVSVVSHELRTPLTSIHGALDLLSEGLIDPASESGQRTIEIAAEGADRLVRLVNDILDLERLASGKISLSIQPCDLASLMNDAIAQIQVMANQAEVLLSVFPLSIELHADRDRLLQVLTNLLSNAIKFSPMGERVSLTAQVEDQSVIVRVCDRGRGIAPDQLEKIFDRFHQVDASDARQKGGTGLGLAICRSIIEQHRGKIWAESTIGIGSCFVFQIPIHFLQNDETDFSD
- a CDS encoding translation initiation factor IF-3 (similar to AA sequence:cyanobase_aa:LBDG_25770) produces the protein MIEKRPNRDMPVINERIRFPKVRVIDADGAQLGIMPSREAQTMADEKELDLVLVSDKADPPVVKIIDYGKHKFEQEKKAKEAKKKQHTVDVKEVKMRYKIEEHDYNVRINQAERFLKAGDKVKATIMFRGREIQHSDLAETLLKRMAGDLQEIAEVQQAPKKEGRNMMMLLAPKK